In a genomic window of Mycolicibacterium neoaurum VKM Ac-1815D:
- a CDS encoding NRAMP family divalent metal transporter produces the protein MTAGPRGKLTVAALVAVIGPGLLAGLSDDDPAGITTYSVLGAQFGYQLLWVLLLSTIALVLFHGLAARMGVITGQGLIGLVRQRYGVRIGGATLATLVVANIGTTCAEFAGIAAGSELFGIDRRVSVPAAAIIVSLLVLRGSFHRVEHVLLLLSTVFLAYIASGILAEPDWGAAARGLVVPSMPATGAALAIVTATVGTTLAPWGLSFIQSYAVDKKLRTDDLRLERVDVVTGAVLTGVIGFFVVVACAATLHENGLQITEAADASRALEPLAGSAAATLFAIGLIGAALLAASVLPLSTAYSVCEYAGAEGAVDDSFREARTFYVTFGAVTVAGAAAVLLPGVPLVTILVATQILNAVLLVPILIAMIGIARDRNLMGTFAVGRTGTAIYGLTTAVIAACVVALAVTTVVG, from the coding sequence ATGACTGCCGGTCCACGCGGCAAACTCACCGTCGCGGCGCTGGTCGCCGTGATCGGGCCCGGCTTGCTGGCCGGCCTGTCCGATGACGATCCGGCAGGAATCACCACCTATTCGGTGCTCGGCGCTCAGTTCGGCTATCAGCTTCTCTGGGTGCTGTTGCTGTCCACCATCGCACTTGTCCTTTTCCATGGGTTGGCGGCACGGATGGGTGTGATCACAGGTCAAGGGCTCATCGGTTTGGTGCGCCAGCGCTACGGTGTGCGCATCGGCGGTGCCACGCTGGCGACCCTTGTGGTCGCCAACATCGGAACCACGTGTGCCGAATTTGCAGGTATCGCCGCGGGTTCGGAGCTGTTCGGCATCGATCGTCGGGTCAGCGTGCCCGCCGCGGCCATCATCGTCTCGCTCCTGGTTCTGCGTGGCAGCTTCCACCGCGTCGAGCACGTGTTGCTCCTGTTGTCGACCGTGTTTCTCGCCTACATCGCTTCGGGAATCCTCGCCGAACCGGACTGGGGTGCTGCCGCACGCGGACTCGTGGTGCCCTCGATGCCGGCCACGGGCGCCGCGCTGGCCATCGTGACCGCCACCGTCGGCACCACACTGGCGCCGTGGGGTCTGTCGTTCATCCAGTCCTATGCCGTCGACAAGAAACTGCGCACCGACGATCTTCGGTTGGAGCGGGTGGACGTCGTCACCGGCGCCGTTCTGACGGGAGTGATCGGATTCTTCGTCGTGGTGGCATGTGCGGCGACTCTGCACGAGAACGGACTGCAGATCACCGAGGCCGCCGACGCATCTCGGGCTTTGGAGCCGCTGGCCGGCAGTGCCGCGGCCACGTTGTTCGCCATCGGACTGATCGGCGCCGCGCTGCTGGCGGCCTCGGTACTGCCGTTGTCCACCGCCTACTCGGTCTGTGAGTACGCGGGAGCAGAGGGGGCTGTGGACGACTCGTTCAGGGAGGCACGGACGTTCTATGTGACATTCGGAGCCGTCACCGTCGCCGGTGCGGCCGCCGTGTTGTTACCCGGGGTGCCCCTGGTCACCATTTTGGTGGCCACCCAGATCCTCAATGCCGTGCTGCTGGTGCCGATCCTGATCGCGATGATCGGCATCGCGCGCGACCGGAATCTGATGGGCACGTTCGCCGTCGGCCGGACCGGCACCGCCATATACGGACTGACCACCGCGGTGATCGCCGCCTGTGTGGTCGCGCTCGCCGTCACCACTGTCGTCGGTTGA
- a CDS encoding TetR/AcrR family transcriptional regulator — protein sequence MNHTPPEPAEPVDGRRARRERGRAAVVEATIDLVLEGFSPPTVEQVADRAGVSTASVFRYFDTLDELRDETTRRYYQRFAHLLQISDLGVGTLDVRIRRFVDSRHEQYAVTAPMARMVRNRASKVSALQEILHRHRAAMAADIGTHFAAELDELGAAARGDLVGTIATLTSFEAWSELTEDHRRTPAQIRRGWIGALTRLLTG from the coding sequence ATGAACCACACACCGCCGGAGCCAGCCGAACCGGTCGACGGCCGCCGCGCGCGACGCGAACGGGGCCGTGCGGCGGTGGTCGAGGCGACCATCGACCTTGTGTTGGAGGGTTTTTCACCGCCGACCGTGGAGCAGGTTGCCGACCGGGCGGGTGTTTCCACCGCGTCGGTGTTCCGATATTTCGACACCCTCGACGAGCTGCGTGATGAAACCACCCGCCGTTACTACCAGCGATTCGCCCATCTGTTGCAGATCTCGGATCTCGGCGTTGGCACCCTGGATGTGCGGATCAGGCGCTTCGTCGACAGCCGCCACGAGCAGTACGCGGTGACCGCGCCGATGGCCCGAATGGTGCGCAACCGCGCCTCGAAGGTGTCTGCTCTGCAGGAGATCCTGCACCGGCACCGCGCGGCGATGGCGGCCGATATCGGCACCCACTTTGCCGCCGAACTGGACGAACTCGGCGCGGCGGCGCGGGGGGATTTGGTCGGCACCATCGCCACCCTGACGTCGTTCGAGGCGTGGTCTGAGTTGACCGAGGATCACCGCCGGACGCCTGCGCAGATTCGGCGCGGATGGATCGGGGCGCTCACCCGATTGTTGACCGGCTGA
- a CDS encoding arylsulfatase — protein MSQPDQHFGGTIGTTIAESVPEFSEPPHPGQDAPNVVVIVLDDTGFAQLGCYGSDIDTAHIDQLAGNGLQFTNFHVTPLCSPTRAALLTGRSQHAVGMRAVSNFRTGFPHQLGHITDRAATIAEVLHTAGYATFAAGKWHLAPMEQCSAAGPFDQWPLARGFDRFYGFLDGETDQFSPELVCDNHMVDPPARPEEGYHLSEDLVDRLLAMITDSTSVRPDRPFFAYLPFGAAHAPHQAPAAYLRKYRGAFDEGWDIARERVYRRQLETGLIPAGTALAPRNPGVAAWDTLPADQQRLACRLQEAFAAFLDHTDDQIGRFVDGLRRIGVWDNTVLILLSDNGASQEGGPIGVLHEMKFFNGILEDPADAVARLDDIGGPHSHTNYPWGWAQCGNTPFKWYKQNTHEGGVHVPMLVHWPAGIDQHHRGSRRDQFVNVSDIAPTLYELAGVTPPPIYRGIPQLPVTGHSFAALLNNPAAPSTNTVQYFEMAGSRALVAGHWKAVCKHIPGADYDTEPWELYDLSHDMSECEDLAGAEPERLAELIALWWLEADRHGVLPLDDRGIELFAPRFRHHSPHPVEGRYTYRPPCSPIPPQAFAPIGGTSFDLTARVARADGQDGVLWATGTENSGIAVFVQDDHLVVDYNAFGEHTVVISTRALAAGDAVLTARFRRGDHRGGTVDLEIDSVPVGHADLPLYMLMISSVGSSIGYDHGSAVSDRYRSPFAFRGILHEITVDLVSSPPTGSDAVASRAAMARQ, from the coding sequence ATGTCGCAGCCAGACCAACACTTCGGTGGCACCATCGGTACCACCATCGCCGAATCGGTGCCGGAGTTCAGCGAACCACCACACCCGGGCCAAGATGCTCCCAACGTGGTGGTGATCGTGCTCGACGACACGGGCTTCGCCCAGCTGGGCTGCTACGGCTCCGATATCGATACCGCGCACATCGACCAACTCGCCGGCAACGGGCTGCAGTTCACCAACTTTCATGTGACACCGCTGTGTTCGCCGACCCGTGCCGCACTGCTCACCGGCCGATCCCAGCACGCTGTGGGCATGCGTGCGGTCTCCAATTTCCGGACCGGATTTCCGCACCAACTCGGACACATCACCGACCGCGCCGCCACCATCGCCGAAGTGCTGCACACCGCCGGCTACGCGACCTTCGCGGCCGGCAAATGGCATCTGGCCCCCATGGAACAGTGCTCGGCGGCAGGACCATTCGACCAATGGCCGCTGGCACGCGGATTCGATCGCTTCTACGGTTTCCTCGACGGTGAGACCGACCAGTTCAGTCCCGAACTGGTCTGCGACAACCATATGGTCGATCCCCCGGCGCGGCCCGAAGAGGGATACCACCTCAGCGAAGATCTGGTCGACCGGTTACTCGCCATGATCACCGACAGCACCAGCGTGCGGCCCGACCGACCGTTCTTCGCCTACCTTCCCTTCGGTGCCGCGCACGCCCCGCACCAGGCGCCGGCCGCTTATCTGCGCAAGTACCGCGGTGCATTCGACGAGGGGTGGGATATCGCCCGCGAGAGGGTGTACCGCCGTCAGCTGGAAACCGGGCTCATACCCGCGGGAACCGCACTGGCTCCGCGAAACCCAGGCGTGGCGGCCTGGGACACCCTACCGGCGGACCAGCAACGTCTGGCGTGCCGTCTGCAGGAGGCGTTCGCCGCGTTCCTGGACCACACCGACGATCAGATCGGCCGCTTTGTCGACGGTCTACGCCGAATCGGCGTCTGGGACAACACCGTGCTCATCCTCCTGTCGGACAACGGAGCATCCCAGGAGGGTGGGCCGATCGGGGTGCTGCACGAGATGAAGTTCTTCAACGGCATCCTGGAGGATCCAGCCGACGCGGTGGCGCGACTCGACGATATCGGCGGCCCGCACAGCCATACCAACTATCCGTGGGGCTGGGCTCAGTGCGGGAACACCCCGTTCAAGTGGTACAAACAGAACACCCACGAGGGCGGAGTGCATGTCCCCATGCTGGTGCACTGGCCGGCCGGCATCGACCAACACCACCGCGGCTCCCGACGTGACCAGTTCGTCAACGTCAGCGATATCGCCCCCACACTCTACGAACTCGCCGGTGTGACGCCACCGCCGATCTACCGAGGGATACCACAACTCCCGGTCACCGGCCACTCGTTCGCCGCTCTGCTCAACAACCCCGCCGCGCCCTCGACCAACACCGTCCAATACTTCGAGATGGCCGGTAGCCGTGCGCTGGTCGCGGGCCACTGGAAGGCGGTGTGCAAGCACATCCCCGGCGCGGACTATGACACCGAGCCCTGGGAGCTCTACGACCTGTCCCACGACATGTCCGAGTGTGAGGACCTGGCTGGAGCCGAACCCGAACGGCTGGCGGAGCTGATCGCCCTGTGGTGGCTCGAGGCCGACCGGCACGGCGTGCTGCCACTCGACGACCGCGGTATCGAACTGTTCGCCCCCCGGTTTCGGCATCACTCGCCGCATCCGGTCGAAGGCCGCTACACCTACCGTCCCCCGTGCTCGCCCATTCCGCCGCAGGCCTTCGCCCCGATCGGCGGCACCAGCTTCGACCTGACGGCACGGGTCGCCCGCGCCGACGGCCAAGACGGCGTGCTGTGGGCCACGGGCACAGAGAATTCGGGTATCGCGGTGTTCGTCCAGGACGACCACCTGGTGGTGGACTACAACGCATTCGGCGAACACACCGTGGTCATCTCGACCCGGGCACTAGCCGCCGGCGATGCGGTGTTGACCGCCAGGTTCCGGCGCGGCGACCATCGTGGCGGCACCGTGGACCTCGAGATCGATTCCGTGCCGGTCGGACACGCCGACCTGCCGCTGTACATGCTGATGATCTCCTCCGTCGGATCGAGCATCGGCTATGACCACGGATCGGCGGTATCCGATCGCTACCGCTCACCCTTCGCATTCCGCGGGATCCTGCACGAAATCACCGTCGACCTGGTCTCGTCCCCGCCCACGGGATCCGATGCCGTCGCCTCCAGGGCGGCGATGGCGCGCCAGTAG
- a CDS encoding haloalkane dehalogenase, whose protein sequence is MDIVRTPDERFAHLPDYGFAPHYAEIPSGAGQTLRLHYLDEGPLDADPILLMHGEPSWSYLYRHMIGPLVAAGHRVIAPDLVGFGRSDKPAATGDYTYARHIGWMSALVFDMLDLQNITFFGQDWGGLIGLRLVTALPQRFDRVIVANTGLPTGESSLGEAFAAWQKFSQEVPDLPVGAIINGGCTTDLTAEVIAAYDAPFPDDSFKAGARVFPTLVPTSTDDPESAANIHAWSVLSTFDKPLLTCFSDQDPITRGGEQLFLDNVPGAQGQPHTTITGGGHFLQEDRGAELAELINGFIAATTP, encoded by the coding sequence ATGGATATCGTCCGCACACCCGATGAGCGCTTCGCCCACCTGCCCGACTACGGTTTCGCACCGCATTACGCCGAAATCCCCAGTGGCGCCGGACAAACACTGCGCCTGCATTATCTCGACGAAGGCCCGCTCGATGCCGATCCGATTCTGCTGATGCACGGCGAACCGTCCTGGAGCTATCTGTACCGGCACATGATCGGCCCGCTGGTGGCCGCCGGACATCGTGTCATTGCACCGGATCTGGTCGGGTTCGGGCGCAGCGACAAGCCCGCGGCGACCGGTGACTACACCTACGCGCGCCATATCGGTTGGATGTCTGCCCTCGTGTTCGACATGCTCGACTTGCAGAACATCACGTTCTTCGGACAGGACTGGGGTGGGCTGATCGGCCTGCGTCTGGTGACCGCGCTACCGCAACGGTTCGATCGGGTGATCGTGGCCAACACCGGGCTGCCCACCGGTGAGTCCTCGCTGGGCGAGGCGTTCGCCGCTTGGCAGAAGTTCTCTCAAGAAGTCCCGGACCTCCCCGTCGGTGCCATCATCAACGGCGGCTGTACCACCGATCTGACCGCCGAGGTCATCGCCGCCTATGACGCACCGTTTCCCGACGACTCGTTCAAGGCCGGGGCCCGCGTCTTCCCCACCTTGGTGCCGACCAGCACCGACGATCCCGAATCGGCCGCCAACATCCATGCCTGGTCGGTCCTGTCGACCTTCGACAAGCCGCTGCTCACCTGCTTCAGCGATCAAGATCCCATCACCCGCGGCGGCGAACAGCTGTTCCTGGACAACGTGCCGGGAGCGCAAGGGCAACCGCACACCACCATCACCGGCGGCGGGCACTTTCTGCAAGAGGACCGCGGCGCCGAACTCGCCGAGTTGATCAACGGGTTCATCGCCGCCACCACCCCCTAG
- a CDS encoding PadR family transcriptional regulator produces MSEGFRVTHLSYVVLGVTAVRGPTTSYQLKQYVAESIAYLWPLQHATLYREPRRLEGAGLLRSETEDGGRKRQFFTITDKGLDCLRDWLRDPTTSLPAELHDEALLKLHFGELVDPSSMRELAENQIVERKARLAYYADLERRYQDRPDLGYPLATLKAGQMIEKASIAFWREIAETADELAPSRPGSATPPPLSPIVHTDRK; encoded by the coding sequence GTGTCCGAGGGTTTCCGAGTCACCCACCTGTCCTATGTGGTTCTGGGGGTGACCGCCGTGCGGGGCCCTACCACCTCGTATCAGCTCAAGCAGTACGTTGCCGAGTCCATCGCCTATCTATGGCCGCTGCAACACGCGACGCTGTACCGGGAGCCACGCCGACTGGAGGGTGCCGGGCTGCTGCGATCCGAGACCGAAGACGGTGGGCGCAAGCGTCAGTTCTTCACGATCACCGACAAAGGCCTTGACTGCCTTCGCGATTGGCTTCGCGACCCCACGACATCGCTACCGGCCGAACTCCACGACGAAGCGCTTCTCAAGCTGCATTTCGGTGAGCTCGTCGACCCGTCGAGCATGCGCGAGCTCGCCGAGAACCAGATCGTCGAACGTAAAGCACGCCTGGCCTATTACGCGGATCTGGAGCGGCGATACCAGGACCGGCCCGATCTCGGCTATCCACTGGCGACGTTGAAGGCGGGCCAGATGATCGAGAAGGCCTCCATCGCGTTCTGGCGCGAGATCGCGGAAACCGCCGACGAACTCGCGCCGTCGCGCCCCGGCTCGGCAACACCGCCCCCGCTGTCCCCCATCGTCCACACCGACCGAAAGTGA
- a CDS encoding NAD(P)H-dependent flavin oxidoreductase, with the protein MTLPDILRNNLALPVVASPLFICSGPELVIAQCSAGVVGSFPALNARPAPALREWLEQISTTLERRRHDHPELATAPYAVNQIVHKSNERLEEDVQACVDFKVPIVITSLGARADVNDAIHSYGGIVLHDVINDTFARKAVDKGADGLIAVAAGAGGHAGTISPFALVQEIRAWFDGPLLLSGAIGHGRSILAAQAAGADLAYIGSAFLATTEARNEPAYKEMITTSGASDIVYSNLFTGVHGNYLRGSIEAAGLDPQNLPQSDPSAMDFGSGGNTDAKAWKDIWGAGQGIGPIREVTSTAQLVERLGREYSEARSRLLTESLAPAGV; encoded by the coding sequence ATGACCCTTCCCGACATTCTCCGCAACAATCTCGCCCTGCCCGTCGTCGCGTCGCCTCTGTTCATCTGCTCGGGCCCGGAGCTGGTGATCGCCCAGTGCAGCGCCGGCGTGGTGGGCTCCTTCCCCGCCCTCAATGCGCGCCCGGCACCCGCGCTGCGCGAGTGGCTCGAGCAGATCTCGACCACCTTGGAGCGCCGCCGGCATGACCATCCCGAACTGGCGACGGCCCCGTACGCCGTGAACCAGATCGTGCACAAATCCAACGAGCGCCTGGAAGAGGACGTACAGGCGTGCGTCGATTTCAAGGTGCCGATCGTGATCACCTCACTGGGAGCCCGGGCCGACGTCAACGACGCCATCCACTCCTACGGCGGCATCGTTCTGCACGATGTCATCAACGACACCTTTGCCCGCAAGGCGGTCGACAAGGGTGCCGACGGATTGATCGCCGTGGCCGCAGGGGCAGGTGGGCACGCGGGCACCATCTCGCCGTTCGCACTCGTGCAGGAGATTCGGGCCTGGTTCGACGGTCCACTGCTGCTTTCCGGCGCCATCGGTCACGGCCGCTCGATCCTGGCGGCACAGGCCGCCGGTGCCGATCTGGCCTATATCGGCTCGGCGTTCCTGGCGACCACCGAGGCGCGTAACGAGCCCGCCTACAAGGAGATGATCACCACCAGCGGCGCCAGTGACATCGTGTATTCGAATCTGTTCACGGGTGTGCACGGCAACTACCTGCGCGGTTCGATCGAGGCGGCCGGGCTGGACCCACAGAATCTCCCGCAGTCGGACCCGTCGGCGATGGACTTCGGCTCGGGCGGCAACACCGATGCCAAGGCCTGGAAGGACATCTGGGGCGCAGGCCAGGGTATCGGCCCGATTCGTGAGGTCACCTCCACGGCGCAGTTGGTGGAACGCCTGGGCCGCGAGTACAGCGAGGCGCGCAGCAGGCTGCTTACCGAGAGCCTCGCTCCCGCGGGCGTCTGA
- a CDS encoding WS/DGAT domain-containing protein — MPGPSDGLTLLGAPLLAHYPLSLIFDGIALNITVVSYRDGMDIGVVGDAEAVPDAADLVEDLRTEFAALLRLTTED, encoded by the coding sequence GTGCCGGGGCCGAGCGACGGGCTCACCCTGCTGGGTGCACCGCTGCTCGCGCATTACCCGCTGAGTCTGATCTTCGACGGCATTGCCTTGAACATCACCGTGGTCAGTTACCGCGACGGTATGGACATCGGCGTCGTCGGCGATGCCGAGGCCGTGCCCGATGCGGCGGACCTGGTCGAGGATCTGCGCACGGAATTCGCTGCGCTGCTGCGGCTCACCACCGAGGACTGA